A part of Desulfovibrio sp. JC010 genomic DNA contains:
- a CDS encoding class I SAM-dependent methyltransferase, producing MGAKAELFSKKMCDILNYGALNLAMGIGYETGLFEALSRIDGPASCTEIAAEAGVSERYLREWVGVMVCGGIVEVSADGQGNELFELPEEYIPFLCRSGGNSNLGVYTQEIPLLTDCARQGVLEGMKDGAGIPYARYPKFYSFMEELADAKHREVLVRTFLPSVLGGEMVRRMKKGISVCDIGCAEGVALEVMAQAFPASQFTGTDISEESLENGRKRVADLGLENITFKLQDAAGDNVEPEQFDYITAFDSIHDQTRPFAALQNIHNQLKPGGIFSMIDIKADSSISGNMEHPMGPFLYAVSLMHCMPVGLMGGGTGLGMMWGREKAVSMCRDAGFSRIEVTDIPEDGFNSHYLCFK from the coding sequence ATGGGTGCTAAGGCTGAACTCTTCAGCAAAAAAATGTGCGATATCCTGAACTACGGGGCACTTAACCTGGCCATGGGTATAGGTTATGAGACCGGTCTTTTTGAAGCTTTGTCCCGCATTGACGGACCTGCCTCGTGCACTGAAATCGCTGCTGAAGCAGGTGTCAGCGAGCGTTATCTGCGTGAGTGGGTGGGAGTCATGGTTTGCGGAGGGATTGTTGAGGTCAGCGCGGACGGGCAGGGAAATGAGTTGTTTGAACTGCCTGAAGAGTACATCCCTTTTCTTTGCCGCTCCGGGGGCAATTCCAATCTCGGAGTTTATACACAGGAAATCCCCCTGCTCACTGATTGCGCCCGGCAGGGAGTGCTGGAAGGCATGAAGGACGGGGCGGGGATACCATATGCACGCTACCCTAAATTTTATTCATTCATGGAAGAGCTGGCTGATGCAAAACACCGGGAGGTGCTGGTGCGGACCTTTTTGCCCTCGGTGCTGGGCGGGGAAATGGTCCGGCGTATGAAAAAGGGGATTTCCGTCTGTGACATCGGATGTGCCGAGGGTGTCGCCCTTGAGGTTATGGCACAGGCTTTTCCTGCTTCACAATTCACCGGGACCGATATTTCTGAAGAGTCACTGGAAAACGGGCGCAAGCGGGTGGCCGATTTGGGGTTGGAGAATATTACTTTCAAGCTTCAGGATGCCGCCGGAGATAATGTTGAACCGGAACAGTTTGATTACATCACCGCCTTTGATTCCATCCACGATCAGACCCGTCCCTTTGCTGCTTTGCAGAACATACATAATCAGCTCAAGCCCGGCGGGATTTTTTCCATGATCGACATCAAGGCCGATTCTTCAATTAGCGGGAATATGGAACACCCCATGGGTCCGTTTCTTTATGCGGTGAGTCTGATGCACTGCATGCCTGTAGGACTCATGGGCGGCGGGACCGGGCTGGGCATGATGTGGGGCCGTGAAAAAGCCGTTTCCATGTGCCGGGATGCCGGGTTCAGCCGGATTGAGGTGACTGATATTCCTGAAGACGGTTTCAACAGCCATTACCTGTGTTTTAAATAG
- a CDS encoding ATP-binding protein, translated as MHLTTDFAPAERAPVINLQEMADSLSTGPHTAILHALPIPIIIINSYRQIVFCNSVFQSITKTENPQQTVGLRPGEALGCIHAFANEAGCGTSKFCRDCGAAASIIKSLAGTVHSEECRILRHSPECDEALDLQVFTSPFEYEDEDLIIFTVLDISSEKRKKNLERLFFHDILNLATGLRYASQMLCRNTSSSDTRKQCLKMDNTISQMVEEIQAQRDVSRAEDGSLKIPFKPVSSTGTLKKIRAMYSTHPLCVDRQISISNDCDELYFDTESTILIRALGNMVKNGLEASEQDETVTIGCEKKDGSIHFWVHNNFYIPSKIQRQIFKRSFSTKGTGRGLGTYSMKLLVEKYLKGQVRFESTPEKGTVFIISLPEKQEQDTE; from the coding sequence ATGCACTTGACCACAGATTTTGCTCCTGCTGAACGCGCTCCGGTGATAAACCTTCAGGAGATGGCTGACAGCCTGAGCACCGGACCGCATACGGCAATCCTGCATGCTTTGCCCATTCCCATAATAATTATCAATTCATATCGGCAGATTGTATTCTGTAACTCCGTGTTCCAATCCATAACCAAAACTGAAAACCCGCAACAGACAGTGGGACTCCGTCCGGGAGAAGCACTGGGCTGTATCCATGCCTTTGCCAATGAAGCAGGTTGCGGAACAAGCAAATTCTGCCGGGACTGCGGAGCAGCAGCTTCCATCATCAAATCACTTGCCGGTACTGTCCATTCTGAGGAATGCCGTATTTTGAGACATTCCCCGGAGTGTGACGAAGCACTGGACCTGCAGGTATTCACTTCTCCCTTTGAATACGAAGACGAAGATCTCATAATATTTACTGTTCTCGATATCAGCAGTGAAAAAAGAAAAAAGAATCTTGAGCGCCTGTTTTTCCATGACATTTTAAATCTCGCCACAGGCTTAAGATATGCATCACAGATGCTCTGCCGCAACACATCTTCAAGCGACACACGCAAACAATGCCTTAAAATGGACAACACCATTTCGCAGATGGTGGAAGAAATTCAAGCCCAAAGAGATGTTTCCAGAGCAGAAGACGGAAGCCTCAAAATCCCGTTCAAGCCGGTATCAAGCACAGGAACGCTGAAAAAAATACGGGCCATGTACAGCACCCATCCTCTCTGCGTTGACCGTCAGATATCCATCTCCAATGACTGCGATGAACTGTACTTCGATACGGAGTCAACAATCCTGATCAGGGCACTGGGCAACATGGTAAAAAACGGCCTTGAAGCCTCCGAACAGGATGAGACCGTCACCATAGGCTGCGAAAAAAAAGACGGGAGCATTCATTTTTGGGTACACAACAATTTTTATATACCCTCAAAAATCCAAAGACAGATTTTCAAACGATCCTTTTCCACCAAAGGAACAGGCAGAGGGCTTGGGACCTACAGCATGAAACTGCTGGTGGAAAAATACCTCAAGGGTCAGGTTCGTTTTGAATCCACCCCTGAGAAAGGAACTGTTTTTATCATTTCACTTCCTGAAAAACAGGAACAAGACACGGAGTAA
- a CDS encoding STAS/SEC14 domain-containing protein: MIEIIEIAPKVLGLKIKGKIREEDMQNMISVCEKKMESEERIAVYVEVVEMGGITFDALIEDLKFALPNLKRFFKKAVVSENKWHEPLIKIGDKLFPSIEVRHFSPEQKDEALKWVQE; the protein is encoded by the coding sequence ATGATTGAAATCATCGAGATCGCCCCCAAAGTTCTGGGCCTCAAGATCAAAGGCAAAATCCGCGAAGAAGACATGCAGAATATGATCTCCGTCTGTGAAAAAAAGATGGAAAGCGAAGAAAGGATCGCCGTTTATGTGGAGGTTGTGGAAATGGGAGGGATCACCTTTGACGCCCTCATCGAAGACCTTAAATTCGCCCTGCCCAACCTGAAACGCTTCTTTAAGAAAGCCGTGGTCTCGGAAAACAAATGGCACGAGCCGCTGATCAAAATCGGCGACAAGCTTTTTCCGTCCATAGAGGTGCGCCATTTCAGCCCTGAACAAAAAGATGAAGCCCTCAAATGGGTGCAGGAATAA
- a CDS encoding ATP/GTP-binding protein → MPHIDNITIHAFRGLKELELKDFSRINLFVGDNNCGKTSVLEAIYAFCCPADAFILTRIAKLRESSMFFDPNTSNIDKVKWLFPTTYENKTNILMPISISGDMDNSQQEYTANTENIFGKPEVHLALEQAQKAIEQQGLLVKIKSTKRDKKSGLNSLQEGSIIEWQFPPIQSYETKEHKFITQFIEPHAHRIHGIYAQLYSQTHKLGMRNDLIGLLQKFDPYIKDLMILGEGFTSTLHIEHEKTGTAPIMTFGDGLRRVLFIAMQMIAAKDGVCILDEIDNSIHTSVLKETAAWIVKAANKLNVQIFASTHSLEAVDAFIGTTDEELAVYKLDQGGTLFRRYSHDMLYRIRHKRGLDVR, encoded by the coding sequence ATGCCGCATATAGACAACATCACGATTCACGCATTCAGAGGCTTGAAAGAACTGGAACTGAAAGACTTCAGCAGGATCAACCTCTTTGTCGGGGATAACAATTGCGGGAAGACATCTGTGCTGGAAGCCATTTATGCGTTTTGCTGTCCAGCTGATGCATTTATCCTTACAAGGATAGCCAAACTAAGAGAAAGCAGCATGTTCTTCGACCCAAACACGTCAAATATTGATAAAGTAAAATGGCTATTCCCAACCACATACGAAAATAAAACCAATATACTAATGCCCATATCTATTTCTGGAGATATGGACAACTCACAACAAGAATACACCGCGAACACAGAAAATATTTTTGGAAAGCCAGAAGTTCATTTAGCACTGGAGCAAGCACAAAAAGCAATTGAGCAACAAGGTTTACTAGTTAAAATTAAAAGCACCAAACGAGACAAAAAAAGTGGCTTAAATTCATTACAAGAAGGTTCAATTATTGAATGGCAATTCCCTCCCATTCAATCATATGAAACCAAGGAACACAAATTCATTACGCAATTCATTGAGCCGCATGCACACCGTATTCATGGAATATATGCCCAACTATACAGTCAAACGCACAAGTTAGGTATGAGAAATGATTTGATTGGATTACTACAAAAATTTGACCCATACATAAAAGACCTGATGATTCTTGGAGAAGGTTTCACCAGCACTCTCCACATTGAACACGAAAAAACAGGCACCGCTCCAATAATGACCTTTGGCGATGGTCTACGTCGAGTCCTCTTCATCGCCATGCAGATGATCGCAGCTAAAGACGGAGTCTGCATACTTGATGAAATAGACAACTCCATCCACACTTCGGTTCTCAAAGAAACTGCAGCATGGATTGTGAAAGCAGCAAATAAACTGAACGTCCAGATTTTTGCATCCACTCACAGCCTTGAAGCTGTTGATGCGTTTATTGGCACTACAGATGAAGAGCTTGCGGTATATAAACTGGATCAGGGCGGTACGCTTTTCAGAAGGTATTCCCACGACATGCTTTACCGTATCCGTCACAAACGCGGCCTTGATGTGAGGTAG